CCGGTTACCAGATACAATCAGCTCCTTCAGTCCTGACGGCAACGCCGGCAGGCTGGTCAGCCGATTATTATAGGCCCACAGCTTATATAATTCTGACGGCAGCGTCGGCAGGCTGGCCAGTTGGTTATCAGATACCGACAGCTCCTGTAGCCCTGACGGCAACATCGGCAGGCTGGTCAGCTGGTTATTATAGGCCCACAGCTTACATAATTCTGACGGCAGCGCCGGCAGGCTGGCCAGTTGGTTATCAGATACCGACAGCTCCTGTAGCCCTGGCGGCAACACCGGCAGGCTGGTCAGTTGATTACCAAAGATCCACAGCTTACATAGTCCTGACGGCAGCGCCGGCAGGTGGGTCAGCGGGTTACTAAAGATCGACAGTTCCAGTAGTCCTGGCGGCAGCACCGGCAGGCTAGTCAGCTGGTTACCAGAGACCTCCAGCGTCCGCAGTTCTGGCGGCAGCGCCGGCAGGCTGGTCAGATTATTATCAGGAATAACCAGTGTGGTAATATGCGCGGGTAAACAGTCTGGCAAGGTGGTAAGACCTGATTCTCCCACGTTAAGCACTGCATTGCCATTATTCAGGCAGGCACGCATTTTCTGTACCACTGCTGCACGGCCGCGTGACTCTTCTGCGGGTGCAGCCCTTCTCCACGCTGACCAGACAGCATCATACTCTGCTGGCGTCTGTGGAGCCGTTGTGGCAGGGAGGAAGGATGTCCTGAATGTCCCGGATGCCCCTTCCGCGTGTCCTGTGCCCTCCTCACCCTGTGCTGTGTCCAGGGTGAGGCGATGTGTTTCACTGTACCCCTGGCAATTTACGGTATAGTTCCCGGCATCATCAAGGGTGACTGACAATATCTCCTGACTGTCTTCATCCAGAATACAGAAGTAATTTTCCCCGTGCTGGCCGGAATGAATGCTTTCCTCCCATCCGGCATACGCGAGCGTCCTGAGCAGTTCAAATCTGTTGATCACATCCTCCCGCGTCGTTCCGGCCGGCGGGTGACAAATCGTCCAGATGCACTCCAGCGCTTCAGTCTGGTGCGTTGAGCAAAAAAATTCCTTCATTTTTTCCCAGGAACTCATTTCAGGGGGGGTATCAGACCAGGCAATACGATAAATGCGGCGATTACTGATGGTGGCGGGAAGACATCCGCTTCCAATATGAAAGGGCATAACAAAAAACCTTTATAAATTTACATATAGTATCTGTCCGGCAGACATCATCTCTTCCTGGTCTTAATTTCACAATAAGGTTATCGGCGGATTCATGGTCGTCCTGACATGGCGGGCTTCAGAAGGTGCAGAAGAAAAATCCGTTATGATGACCGGATGGCGGGACTGTCATTTTACAGCTAAAGTGTCGATTTTTTCAGGGTCGCTTTCCACGATGACCAGATCATCCGGTATCAACGCCCGGGCGTTCAATTTTCGATTCTGCCTGCCTGCGCAGCTCTTCCGGCGAATAAACCCTTTGAACGACTTTACCGTCTTTAAACTGCCAGCAGCATGAATATCAGCGCGACGGTTTTCATCCGTATCAGGCAACTCTGCAACGCTCTGGCCAGCAGGCCACAGCCCGGAAACATCACGCGTAATACACGTAATAACATCGTTATCGTCGTAGGTAATTTTCAGCGTGTCTGCTGAAAATAATTGCTGGCACCCATACCAGTCCTGACCATCCTCTGATTTAAGATACGCCGCATCGGCGAATAATGTGTCATCTGGTTCCGGTGCATACGGAATGAAATTTTTAATATTTAAAAACTGTTTGTTCTTTTTATTTTTTTTCCGCTGTCATAATTATTCCTTCTTATACACTTGGGGCTGTCACCCACGTATCACCAACCAGATACTGAATGGGACGTTGTCACCCGAATAGTCATCGCGCCACGCACTCCCATTACCTCAATCACTGCGCCAGCGAGACAGATATTACCGCAGCCAGTATCCGTGATGATTTTGTTATAAGCGTAAGACCAAGAGCCACGACACATCCAGTAAGGGTGATTGAATGCGCCCTGAGACTCCAGCCAGACGATAAACTCCGCCGTCGTCCACGGATTATCATCACAGCCGATAATAACTGCGCCATCAAACGCTCGCGCGGCACCGATACGACGCACAAACAAATCCTTGTCCGGAATATCGCCGCCATTCTGTGATTTTTGTAATGCATCGGCGGCACGACTTATGGTTTCTCGCAAACCAACGTATTCGATAAGACCGTCAACACTTTTTCCTGACAGCGCCGTCAGGGTTTCGTCCAGCGGCTGCTTGCCCGCCAGTTTATTCAGTACCGTGGTGGCAAAGTTCGGATCATTTCCCAACGCGTCAGCCAGTTCCTGCAGGGTGTCCAGTGGCTCCAGTACGGAACCAACCAGCGCGGCAATCAGTTTGCGGACAAACTCCGCGTTTGTTGTCTGAAGCCCTTTAGCATCGCCTGGCGGCGTCGGTGTGGTCGGCGTTCCAGTGAATGCCGGGCTGTCCAGCGGCGCTTTGGTCCGTACCTCACCCATAACGGTTTTTACCGCCTTTGGTGTGGCCGCCAGCGCTTCGCTGTCACTGTCCGTGGCACTGCTTAATTTAACGATACCTTTTTTCGTCAGGCTTGCATCTTCCAGGGAAATCACGTCTGCGATATCCTCGGCCCGTTTCGCGGCCTCTTCGGCTCAGGTTGCCAATTCTCCGGCTGCAGCTCTGCTTTGCGCTGCCAGTGATGCGCTGGTATCAGATGCGGCGGCGTGGGTGGATGCCTCCGATGCTGATGACTAGGCGGCTGCCGCCGTTCTGGCTGTGTCAGCCGACGCCGCGCTGGCTGATGCCTCCCCGGCTTTTGTGGTCGCCGTACCTGCGCTGCTCTCCGCAGATGCTGCGGATGAAGCTGCCGACCAAAATTCCCCTTGAAAACCAGCCTGTCAGGGCTGGTTTTTTTATGCCTACAATTAAAAAGTTAGCTGATGCCAGAGACGTTATTTTGCATGAACTGATTTTGCATGAACTGATTGGACATCTTTCCTGTGCAGTGGTCACAGTAAAGTCAATGCAGGCAACTAACGTAAACCATGTTTGTACTAAAACAGAAAAAGCGCATCTACACCCTATACTGGAAAAAATGTTTGCAGTGGCAGGTAAATGAGTAAGCAATCTGTCGCAGCAATAATAAAACGTTCTGGTAAGGTAAACGGCCTACCACGCCTTTGTCGCTAACAATTAGCCTCCCTGTCGCCATAGGGTCGATAACGATCGGCTATTCACAACACGTTTTGTAGACAACGTACGGTGATTAATTACTCCTTCAGCCAGCAACTCGCTAATTGTTATTCAACTTCAGAAATTATAACTAATTGAAGCACCTACAAAATTATGCCCTGAATTTTTATCCGTAAGTGATCCATTCGAGAAATGCCGGATATAAGCTTCTGTAGAAAAAGCCCCAAAGTTCCAGCCAAGAAACGCTTTTTCTCCAAAGGTAAATGCAGAATTGACACGCATATCATCTCGCGACTTAGATTTTATATAAGCCCCCAGACCAATACCGGTATAGATACCAGCGAAATGAACCAGCGCCACATCCTTCGAGATACCCAATACGCCCTGGTTATATTTATTACAGGGAACGCTGCCAGAATGTTTACTGCAATCATCGCTACCCTTAGCCTTAAATCCTCCTAACTCCAGATTATTTCTTGCCTGTAAAAAGAAAAAATCGCTGGGTTCACTGTATGTCAGAAAAGCCGTATATAAGTGCTCAACCCCTCCTCTTCTTATACTTTCTCCCGCAGCAAAAGAGATCTGATGCTTGTTGCCCTTGCCAAAAAAAACATTATCATTAGCAGAACATGCGAATGCACAAGGTAATAATAGATATATAAATATTCTCTTCATATACACTCCACCACCATTTCAATGTCAATAGTTATTTTTAACCGGCTAACATATTTAAAATTTTCTACGCCACGCTTACGCTCACAGAAACGGCTGATATAGCATCCACACTACGTTCTCCCCTTGAGTCGCCCCAACGGGTGCTCAAAACGCCGCGAGTGTTGTTCAGGCACATCCAGGATAAGTTATAAGTGAATGACACTCATTTCTGACCACATTTTCATTTATGATAAGAATATCGTCAGAATCTCTTTATCGCATAAAAATACCTCTGCTATTGACTTAATATTTAATTTAACAGATGTCGCGGTTTATTCGTTCTGCTCAGATGTATTTCATTGACATTAATAAAACCATAAATAAATTCAGTTAAAATAATTTGTTAATAATGACAAGCTTTAGACGCTATGACTTTTAATAAGAAATTTCCTGCCAGTAAAGATAGTCTGGACTTACGGGTGCAAGGGCGCAGCAACATATGCCACACTTCTGTTATGTCACATTGTCCGAAAAAAGCGTCCAGACCAGTATTCAACTTCAGGGAGTATTCTGTTTTCTCTCACAACGGGTTGTTTTATCCTTTCTATCGTTCAGCTAATTACTCGCCTGTCACAGGTTTTACTACTTACCCATGCACTAATTAGGGTAAAATTTACGCGCTTGACAATGTGGCAAATCTGGACGATTTCCGCGCTGAAAACAATAATCATTCTAATAAAACTCAGGAGATACAGCATGCCTGAAGTAACACCTTTTCAGGTGCTTATTGTGGACGACCATCCACTTATGCGGCGAGGTATTCGTCAATTACTGGAACTGGACCCGGCTTTTCATGTCGTTGCCGAAGCGGGTGACGGGGCGAGTGCGATCGATCTGGCGAATCGCATTGAGCCCGATCTGATCCTGCTGGATCTGAATATGAAAGGTCTGAGCGGGTTAGATACCCTGAACGCGCTACGCCGGGATGGTGTGACGGCGCAAATTATTATTCTTACCGTCTCGGATTCCGCCAGCGACATCTACGCGCTGATCGACGCCGGCGCCGACGGTTATCTGCTCAAAGATAGCGATCCGGAAGTGCTGCTGGAGGCCATTCGCAAAGGCGCTAACGGCGGTAAAGTCTTTAGCGATCGGGTCAATGAATATCTGCGTGAGCGCGAACGGTTTGGCGCGCAGGAAGATCCCTTTAGTATCCTGACCGAACGAGAGTTAGATGTCTTGCATGAGCTGGCGCAGGGGCTTTCTAACAAACAAATTGCGTCAGTACTGAATATTTCTGAGCAGACGGTTAAGGTGCACATTCGTAATCTACTTCGCAAGCTAAACGTGCGCTCGCGCGTCGCGGCGACCATTCTATTTTTACAAACACGCGGAATGCAGTAACAAGCCAGGCCCGGTGGCGCCGCGCCACCGGGCCGTCAGGGTCTTATTTCTCCTGCGCCAGCCGGATACTGCGCTCTATCACCGCCCGCCGGGCGTCACCCGCCGGCAGTAACTTCAGCATCATCTCCCAGGCCGCCACCGCCTCGCCAAAGCGCTGCTGCTCAAAGGCGCTGAACGCATACAGGCTTAACACCCGGATATCCGTGTGGTCGCGGCTCACCAGCTGACGCAGCAGCTCCCCGCCGCGGCGGTTATCCTCCGGGTCGGACGAGCGCGTCAGCGCCTCCGCGTAGCCCAGCGCCGCATCGCGGTTTTTCGGGTCCAGACGGTAAGCGTTTGCATAGGCCCCGGTGGCGGTACCGGCATTACCCAGTACCATACCGGTGCGCCCCAGCATGAGCCAGCCCTCAACATTGCCGGCATCATTCTGCAGGCGGGTGCGCAGCCCCAGCGCCAGCCGCGCCATCTCCTCCTCATTCAGCGGCTGCGCCTGCGGGTCCAGCGCCCGCGCCAGCAGTCCCGGCGTCTGCGCCGTTGCCTGCTGCCAGGCCCTCACCTGCGGATAGCTGCCGGTCTGTGAGTAACTGATGGCGGCCACGACCAGCGCCATAACCACGCCCGGCACGTAAGCACCCCACCCGGCGCGCGGTCCCGCCGCAGGAATGGCGTCGGCCAGGACGTCCTGTCTGATACGCACCCGCCGGCGCGTGCGGGCGACGATTATCCACCCGCCCGCCACGATGGTGGCCAGCGGCAGCACCCACAGCAGCACCGTCAGCGGGGTCAGCGGCGGGTCGTAGGTGACGAAGTTGCCGTAGCGCGCCACCATGTAATCGATGATTTCCTGGCGGCTCTTCCCCTCCTGCATCAGGTCATACACCCTGCGGCGCATGTCGGTGGCTATCATCGCGTTCGAGTCCGCAATGCTGTTGTTCTGGCATTTCGGGCAGCGCAGCTGCTCCGTGAGCTGGCGGAACTGCTGCTCCTGCGCTTCATCTTTAAACGGCATCACGTCGGTGGTCGCCCGCGCTGACCCGGCGATAACCAGCACCAGCATCAGCATCACCATGCCCGGTAACAGTCTCATTGCGCCGCCTCCCGGCTGTATCTGTCCCACAGCGGTTTCAGTTCACTTTCCCATACCCGGGCATTCAAATCGCCCGCATGGCGGTAGCGGATAATCCCCCTGCCGTCGATGAGGAAGGTTTCCGGCGCGCCGTACACGCCCAGGTCCAGCCCCAGCATCCCGTCGCTGTCCGATAAACTCAGCGCATACGGGTTGCCCAGTTCCTTTAACCAGGCCACCGCCTTCGCCCGGTCGTCCTTATAGTTCAGCCCCACCACCCGGATACCCTGCGCAGAAAGCTGGTTCAGGTACTGATGCTCGGCGCGGCAGGTCGGGCACCAGGTGGCCCAGACGTTAAGCAGCACCGGTTTCCCCTGCGTCAGCACCTCCGCCTGATAGTACTGACCCGGCGTCTCCAGCGATTCCAGGCGGAACGCCGGCACCGGCTTTCCGGTCAGTGCCGATTCGAGATTCGTCGGGTCATCCCCCTGCGCGTTGCGCGCCAGCTGCCACAGCAGCGCCGCGGCAATCAGCAGAAAAATCAGCAGCGGTAATAACAGTACGTTGCGTTTCATCCGGCCTCCGGCAATGGTTTACGGCGGCGGTAGCGCGGGTCCGCCAGGCACAGCAGCCCGCCCAGCGCCATCAGCAGTCCCCCGGCCCATATCCAGCGGACAAACGGTTTGTAGTACAGGCGCACGGCCCACGCGCCGTTGTCCAGCTCCTCCCCGAGCGCGGCGTACAGGTCGCGGGTCAGCCCGCCGTCAATCGCCGCCTCGGTCATCACCATCCGGCTGGTGTTGTAGAGCCGTTTCTCCGCGTGCAGCACCGCCTCCGGCTCGCCGTGGCGCGTCACCCCGATGAGGGCCACCCCGCCGCGGTAGTTGGGCCCGGTGATGTCCCGCACCTCCCGGAAGGTGAAGCGGTAGTCGTGAATGGTCACGCTGTCGCCCGCCCGCATCCGCACGTCACGCTCCACGCTGTAATTCTGGCTGAAGGCGATGCCGGTAATCGTCACCGCCAGCCCGAGGTGCGCCGCCACCATTCCCCAGTAGCTGAGAGAGGTTTTCGTGCCGCGGGACACGCGCTGTACGGCTTCGGCCACCGCCAGCACCGCAATCCAGCAGGCCATCGCCATCCCCACCGCCGTCATGGCGATGATTTTATCTTCCAGCAGCCATGGCAAAAGTACCGACAGCACCAGGGTGGAGACCAGGGCGGTGAGCAGCAGCGTCCTGATGTTACGCGGCCGGTCCCGGCCCCAGCGCACCAGCGGCCCCACCCCCAGCAGCAGGGCAAAGGGGACCATCAGCCAGGTGAACATGGTGTTAAAGAACGGCTCCCCCACCGAAATGCTGCCCAGCCCCAGCTGTTTGTGCACCAGCGGCAGCAGGGTGCCCAGCAGCACCACCAGCATGGCGGCCATCAGCAGGACGTTGTTGCCGAGCAGCAGCGACTCGCGCGACCACAGCGCGTTGTTCACCCGCGAACGCACCCTGTGCCCGCGCACGGCGAACAGCAGCAGCGAGCCGCCGGTGACCAGCACCATAAAGGCGAGGATAAACATCCCGCGCGCCGGGTCGGAGGCGAAGGCGTGCACCGACACCAGCACCCCGGAGCGCACCAGGAAGGTGCCCAGCAGGCACAGCGAGAAGGCGCAGATGGACAGCAGCAGCGTCCACGCCTTAAAGCCGGCGCGCTGTTCGGTGACCGCCAGCGAGTGCAGCAGGGCGGTGCCCGCCAGCCACGGCATAAAGGAGGCGTTCTCCACCGGGTCCCAGAACCACCAGCCGCCCCAGCCCAGCTCGTAGTAGGCCCACGCCGAGCCGAGCACGATGCCCAGCGTCAGGAACACCCACGCCGCCAGCGTCCACGGGCGGGCAAAACGGGTGAACGCGCTGTCCAGACGCCCGCTCAGCAGCGCGGCGATGGCGAAGGCGAAGGCCACCGAGAAGCCGACATAGCCCATGTACAGCAGCGGCGGGTGGAAAATCAGCCCCGGGTCCTGCAGCAGCGGGTTCAGGTCGCGCCCCTCCACCGGAAAGGCCGGCAGCGTGCGGGCGAACGGGCCGGAGGTGAACAGGATGAACGCCAGAAAACCGGCGCAGACCATCCCCATCACCGCCAGCACCCGGGCGACGATATCCGCCGGCACCTGCCGGCTGAACACCGCCACCGCCAGGGTCCAGCCGCTCATCAGCAGCACCCACAGCAGCAGCGAGCCCTCGTGCGCCCCCCAGGTGGCGGCCACCCGGTACCACACCGGCAGCTGCGTGTTCGAGTTGCCGGCGACATAGGCCACGGTGAAGTCGTTAACCACAAAGGCGTGCACCAGCACGAAAAACGCGCCCGCCACGCAGATAAACAGCAGCCAGGCGAACACCCCGGCCGACGCCATCATCCGCGCGTCACCGCGCGCCACGCCCCACAGCGGGTAAACGGACAGCAGCAGCGCCACGCCGAGCGCCAGGCACAGCAGCGCGTGGCCGTATTCAGGCATCATGATGAGGTGTCCTTATCAGCGCGTTGCGGGCGGCGGTGGTTTTCCTGCATCGCCTTTTCCACTTCCGGCGGGGTGTAGTTCTCGTCATGTTTGGCCAGCACCTCGTGCGCCAGGACGTGGTTGCCCTTCTCCAGGGTGCCCTGCACCACCACCCCCTGCCCCTCGCGGAACAGGTCCGGCAGTATCCCCTCATAGCTCACCGTCACCGACCCTTCGGCGTCGTAGAGACTGAAGTTCACCTTCAGCGAGTCCGGGTCGCGCCTGACACTGCCGGGCATCACCATCCCGCCGACGCGCAGGCGCTGGCCCGCCGCCGGCAGCTGCTGCGTCTCGCGCTTGCCGTAGAGGATTTCGCCGGGGGTATAGAACAGGTCGATATTCGCGCGCAGCGCGTACAGGACCAGGGCGGTGGTCAGCCCCAGGCCCGCCAGCACCGCGCAGACCACCCATAGCCGGTTTTTACGTCGCAGGTTCACGCGGCCTCCTGTTGCGCCTGTGCGGCACGCATCCGCGCCTCGCGCGCCCGCTGCTGCGCCACGCCGCGCAGAATGGCCCGGCGCTGCAGCACCGTGTGCAGCGCCAGCAGCGCCAGCGGCGCCACGGTCATCGCCACCGCCAGCCAGACAAAAAAGGCGTACCCGCCCATGGCGAAAAAATCGCTCCACGATGAAAATGCCGGACTCACCGGTGCCCCCTTTTCAGTATCAGTTCGCTCACCCACGGGCGGCGTTTTTCCATCAGTAAAATCAGGTTGCGCATCCGCATCAGCGAAAGCGTCATAAAGAGCAGCAGGTAGCCGGCGATGGCCCAGCGCAGCGGCGAGCGCATCGCCGGGTCGATACTCTGCTGCATCCGCGTCGAGCCCTGGTGCAGGGTGTTCCACCACTCGACGGAATAGTGGATAACCGGCAGGTTCACCACGCCGACCAGCACCAGAATGCCCGCCGCGCGCCCGGCCATTTTACGGTCGTCAAAGGCGTGCCACAGGGCGATGACCCCGGCGTAGAGAAACAGCAGCACCAGCTCCGAGGTCAGGCGCGCGTCCCACACCCACCAGGTGCCCCACATCGGTTTGCCCCACGCCGCGCCGGTGACCAGCGCGATGAAGGTGTACACCGCCCCCACCGGCGCCATCGCCGCGACGGCAAGGCTGGCCATTTTCATCTGCCAGACCAGCCCGGTGAACGCCGCCACCGCCATCGCCGCATAGATACCCATCGACCAGATGGCCGCCGGGACATGCAGGTACATAATGCGGTAGCCCTCCCCCTGCTGGTAGTCCGCCGGGGCGAAACCAAAGCCCCGGACCCAGCCCGTGGCCAGCACAATGATGCCGGCCGCCGCCAGCCACGGCACGAGCCTGCCGCAAATCTGATACAGCCGGGGCGGCGCCGCCAGCTGATGAAGGGTTTTCCACATAGTCGTCACCTGACCTCCTGAAACCAGTAAAATGTCCGTCGCGCCGGGGCGCTACTGCACGCTGAGGCGCAGCGCCGCCGCGGTGGCGAACGGGCTTAACGTCGCGCTGCCCGCCAGCAGCGCTCCCAGCACCGCCAGATAGCCGTCAGCGGGTAAATGCATCGATGCCGCGTCCATCGCCGCGGCGGCGAAAATCAGCACCGGGACACTCAGCGGCAGCACCAGAATGCCCAGCAGGACGCCGCCGCGCCGCAGCCCGGCCGTCAGCGCAACGCCCGGCGCGGCGAGAAACCCCAGCGCCGGCGTGCCGAGCAGCAGCGTCAGCGCCATGATTTTCCAGCCGTACACGTCCATCCCCAGCAGCAGCGCCACCAGCGGGGAGAGCATAATCAGCGGCAGGCCGGTCACCGCCCAGTGGGCCAGCACCTTCGCCAGCACCACCGCCGGCAGCGGCACCGGCAGCAGCATCAGCTGCTCCAGGCTGCCGTCCTGCAGGTCGTCGCGAAACAGCCGCTCCAGCGCCAGCAGCGAGGCCAGCAGCGCCGCCACCTGGATGATGCCCGGCGCGATACGCGCCAGCAGCTGCGGCTGCGGCCCGACGCTTAACGGAAACAGGGTGATGACCATCAGGAAGAACCACAGCGGGCCGGCGATGTCCGCGCCGTGGCGGAACGCCACGCGCAGTTCGAGACAGAAGACACGCCACATCACAGCCCGGCCCCCCCGCCGGTCAGCGCCAGGCGGCGGACGGTGTCCGCGGCCCCCGGCAGCGGCTGGTGGGTGGTGAGAATGACCATCCCGCCCTGCGCCGTGTGCGCCGCCATCCGCCGGGTGAGGCGCGCCACGCCGTTAACGTCAATGGCGGTGAACGGTTCGTCGAGCACCCACAGCGCGGCGCGGGTCAGCCACAGGCGGGCCAGCGCCACCCGGCGCTGCTGCCCGGCCGAGAGCTGAGCGACCGGCACGTCCTCAAATCCCGCCAGCCCGGCCTGCGCCAGCGCCTCCGGGAGACGCGCGCCGTCGCCGGGGTGGAAGAAGTGCAGGTTCTCCCGCGCCGTCAGGCGGGTTTTGATCCCCGGCTGGTGCCCTATCCACAGCAGACTGCGATGGAAGCTGTCGCGCACGCGGCGCAGGGGTTCGCCCTGCCAGTACACCTCCCCGCCGTCCGGGCGCGCCAGCCCGGTCAGCAGGCGCAGCAGGGTGGTTTTTCCGGCGCCGTTGCCGCCGGTGACCTGCACCCACTCCCCGGCCTCCACGGTGAACGACAGCCCGCGAAACAGCGTCCTCTCGTCCCGCTCGCAGTACAGATCTCTGGCTTCAAGCATTCCCACTCATCAACGTCCTGTCAGAAACCTGGTTTAACATCACGCATATCCGGCAGTTTATGCGCGATCCCTTTGTGGCAATCGATACAGGTCTGTCCATCTTTTACCGCCTGATCGTGCATTTTCGCCGCGACGCCTTTTTGCGCGGTCAGATCCATAAAGTCGAAATTGTGGCAGTTACGGCATTCCTGCGAGTTGTTGTCTTTCATGCGCCGCCACTCATTTTGTGCCATTGTCAGGCGATGAGCTTCAAATTTCTGCGGTGTATCTATCAGCCCAAATACCTTCGCATACAGCTCTTTACTGGCTTTGATCTTACGGATCATCTTCGGCCCCCACTCATGCGGCACATGGCAGTCAGGACAGGTGGCACGAACGCCGCTACGGTTGTTGTAGTGGACGGTTTCCATATACTCCTCATACACCGTGTTGCGCATTTCATGGCAGCTAATACAAAACTCTTCGGTGTTAGCCTTTTCCATTCCGGTATTGAAGCCGCCCCAGAAGATGATGCCGCCGATAAAACCGATTAACAGCAGCGTCCCCAACGCCAGGCGGCTGGGGCTGCGCCACCATCGCCAGACGCGCTTTATCCAGCCGGGTTTACGGTTAGAATTTTCCATAATGACCTCTTATTTCCCGTAACCTTGCGAGGGGGTAAAGGTATTGTCGATAATCGGCGCGGTATCAGACTGCGGTACGTGGCACTGCAGGCAGAAATAACGACGCGGCGCGACGTTGCCCGACACTTTACCGTCGCTGTCCATAAAGTGCGTCGGACTGATACGCGGCGCGCCCGTCGTACGATAACTTTCCACGCCGTGGCATTGCAGACAGCGGTTGGTATTGGTCGTCACCTGGTAGCCCTCGACGCTGTGCGGGATCATCGGCGGCTGGTTGACGTAATTTAGCGGCATACGTTCCTGCTCTTTCGGCATACGAATCGCCCCTTCCTGCGTCCCGGATACTTCCGGCGACTGGCTCAGATCCACTCCGTTTGCCGCCCAAACCGCACCACTTACCACCAGGGCAAGCGTGGCCATCCATTGACACAGCGCTTTCATCAGGTCATGGCTTTTCATTGTTTCGCTCCCGAACTCCATCGCATTTACACTTCATCCTTCGAGCTGCCTCTTTGTTGGCTGCGCTCGAAAATCCCAGTCACATCGTTATCTATGCTCCCGGGGATTTCCTCGCTTACCGCCGCGATGCATCCCGAATGATGTTGCGTATCGTTATTGTAAAAACATCCTCAGAACAGACATCCACGCAGCGACCGCAGGTCATGCAGTCGCGGTGAGTGACCTGCGCCGGGCTTTGCTCATCCAGCACCGGCGCACGTAGCACATGCGGTTCCGGGCAAACATGAAAACAATCCATACAGCGATTACATTTCTCACGTTTTTTGGCCGTCACGGTCACTACGCCTTTACTGCCTAGCACGCCATACAGCGCGCCCATCGGGCAAATATGACCGCACCAACCGTGCTCAACGACTAATAAATCAAATAAAAACAAAGCAATAATCAACAACGCGCCGCTACTAAATCCCATAATCAGACTACGACCTAACAGCGACACGGGATTAATCCATTCCCACAGCAGCGTGCCGGTCAACGCCGAACCGATTAACACCACCACCAGAAGGACGTACCGTATATGGCGTGGAATCGTCGCAGACTGGTTCAGGTCAAATTTCCTGCGCATCCAGTTAGCCAAATCGGTAACGGGGTTTAGCGGGCAAACCCAACTGCAAAATAATCGCTTTCCCGCCAGCGCATACAGCACAGCGATAATCACTGCTCCCGTCAGCGCCACGGTAGCGGGAAGATGTCCACTGGCGAGACTTTCCAGGGTAATCAGCGGATCGGTCAACGGGAGGGTATCGAACAGCAAACTA
This DNA window, taken from Salmonella enterica subsp. enterica serovar Typhimurium str. LT2, encodes the following:
- the ccmF gene encoding cytochrome c-type biogenesis protein (similar to E. coli cytochrome c-type biogenesis protein (AAC75256.1); Blastp hit to AAC75256.1 (647 aa), 85% identity in aa 1 - 646), with translation MMPEYGHALLCLALGVALLLSVYPLWGVARGDARMMASAGVFAWLLFICVAGAFFVLVHAFVVNDFTVAYVAGNSNTQLPVWYRVAATWGAHEGSLLLWVLLMSGWTLAVAVFSRQVPADIVARVLAVMGMVCAGFLAFILFTSGPFARTLPAFPVEGRDLNPLLQDPGLIFHPPLLYMGYVGFSVAFAFAIAALLSGRLDSAFTRFARPWTLAAWVFLTLGIVLGSAWAYYELGWGGWWFWDPVENASFMPWLAGTALLHSLAVTEQRAGFKAWTLLLSICAFSLCLLGTFLVRSGVLVSVHAFASDPARGMFILAFMVLVTGGSLLLFAVRGHRVRSRVNNALWSRESLLLGNNVLLMAAMLVVLLGTLLPLVHKQLGLGSISVGEPFFNTMFTWLMVPFALLLGVGPLVRWGRDRPRNIRTLLLTALVSTLVLSVLLPWLLEDKIIAMTAVGMAMACWIAVLAVAEAVQRVSRGTKTSLSYWGMVAAHLGLAVTITGIAFSQNYSVERDVRMRAGDSVTIHDYRFTFREVRDITGPNYRGGVALIGVTRHGEPEAVLHAEKRLYNTSRMVMTEAAIDGGLTRDLYAALGEELDNGAWAVRLYYKPFVRWIWAGGLLMALGGLLCLADPRYRRRKPLPEAG
- the ccmE gene encoding periplasmic heme-dependent peroxidase (cytochrome c-type biogenesis protein; similar to E. coli cytochrome c biogenesis, possible subunit of a heme lyase (AAC75257.1); Blastp hit to AAC75257.1 (159 aa), 82% identity in aa 1 - 159) codes for the protein MNLRRKNRLWVVCAVLAGLGLTTALVLYALRANIDLFYTPGEILYGKRETQQLPAAGQRLRVGGMVMPGSVRRDPDSLKVNFSLYDAEGSVTVSYEGILPDLFREGQGVVVQGTLEKGNHVLAHEVLAKHDENYTPPEVEKAMQENHRRPQRADKDTSS
- the ccmD gene encoding heme exporter protein C (cytochrome c-type biogenesis protein; similar to E. coli heme exporter protein C (AAC75258.1); Blastp hit to AAC75258.1 (69 aa), 77% identity in aa 1 - 69); protein product: MSPAFSSWSDFFAMGGYAFFVWLAVAMTVAPLALLALHTVLQRRAILRGVAQQRAREARMRAAQAQQEAA
- the ccmC gene encoding heme exporter protein (ABC superfamily (membrane); cytochrome c-type biogenesis protein; similar to E. coli heme exporter protein C (AAC75259.1); Blastp hit to AAC75259.1 (245 aa), 86% identity in aa 1 - 245), giving the protein MWKTLHQLAAPPRLYQICGRLVPWLAAAGIIVLATGWVRGFGFAPADYQQGEGYRIMYLHVPAAIWSMGIYAAMAVAAFTGLVWQMKMASLAVAAMAPVGAVYTFIALVTGAAWGKPMWGTWWVWDARLTSELVLLFLYAGVIALWHAFDDRKMAGRAAGILVLVGVVNLPVIHYSVEWWNTLHQGSTRMQQSIDPAMRSPLRWAIAGYLLLFMTLSLMRMRNLILLMEKRRPWVSELILKRGHR
- the ccmB gene encoding ABC superfamily (membrane) heme exporter protein (cytochrome c-type biogenesis protein; similar to E. coli heme exporter protein B, cytochrome c-type biogenesis protein (AAC75260.1); Blastp hit to AAC75260.1 (220 aa), 84% identity in aa 2 - 220) is translated as MMWRVFCLELRVAFRHGADIAGPLWFFLMVITLFPLSVGPQPQLLARIAPGIIQVAALLASLLALERLFRDDLQDGSLEQLMLLPVPLPAVVLAKVLAHWAVTGLPLIMLSPLVALLLGMDVYGWKIMALTLLLGTPALGFLAAPGVALTAGLRRGGVLLGILVLPLSVPVLIFAAAAMDAASMHLPADGYLAVLGALLAGSATLSPFATAAALRLSVQ